Proteins encoded together in one Procambarus clarkii isolate CNS0578487 chromosome 71, FALCON_Pclarkii_2.0, whole genome shotgun sequence window:
- the LOC123745583 gene encoding uncharacterized protein: MTSYVKGLYEYMRPGSNATSPSSPTSTTSSTVEGPDRSEATTPTTPPDTRPEQSPGYLKRAVSGVASGIYTVGSSTVGAGVTSVKWVAGTTYSVGAGVVGTAGSVVVGTAGTVASGASAVISKVTTAKKKEHSD, translated from the exons ATGACAAGCTACGTTAAGGGCCTCTACGAGTACATGAGACCG GGATCTAATGCTACCTCACCTTCCTCTCCTACATCAACCACATCTAGTACTGTGGAAGGTCCAGATCGTAGTGAAGCCACTACTCCCACCACACCGCCCGACACTCGCCCAGAGCAATCTCCAGGCTATTTGAAGAGGGCAGTTTCTGGAGTAGCCTCTGGGATTTATACCGTAG ggTCATCTACTGTGGGTGCTGGTGTTACCAGTGTCAAGTGGGTGGCAGGAACAACATATAGTGTAGGTGCGGGTGTTGTGGGGACAGCCGGGTCGGTGGTTGTGGGAACAGCCGGCACGGTGGCAAGTGGAGCGTCTGCTGTAATATCAAAGGTCACCACCGCTAAGAAAAAAGAACACAGTGACTGA